The following are encoded together in the Trichomycterus rosablanca isolate fTriRos1 chromosome 19, fTriRos1.hap1, whole genome shotgun sequence genome:
- the rnf41 gene encoding E3 ubiquitin-protein ligase NRDP1 — protein sequence MGYDVTRFQGEVDEDLLCPICSGVLEEPVQAPHCEHAFCNACITQWFAQQQICPVDRTVVTLAHLRPVPRIMRNMLSKLQISCDNAGFGCTATLRLDQLQSHLKDCENNPKRPVVCEEGCGLEMPKDEMHNHNCIKHLRSVVQQQQTKLADLEKTAAEHKHQLAEQKRDIQLLKAYMRAIRSANPNMQNLEESIEYNEILEWVNSLQPARVTRWGGMISTPDAVLQAVIKRSLIDSGCPLSIVNELIENAHERNWPQGLATLETRQMNRRYYENYVAKRIPGKQAVVVMACENQHMGEDMILEPGLVMIFAHGVEEIL from the exons ATGGGGTACGACGTCACCAGGTTCCAGGGGGAAGTGGATGAGGATCTGCTCTGTCCCATTTGCAGCGGCGTGCTGGAGGAGCCAGTGCAG GCCCCGCACTGCGAGCATGccttctgtaacgcctgcatcACTCAGTGGTTCGCGCAGCAGCAGATCTGCCCGGTGGACCGCACCGTGGTGACGTTGGCGCACCTGCGCCCGGTGCCCCGCATCATGCGCAACATGCTGTCCAAGCTGCAGATCTCGTGCGACAACGCCGGCTTCGGCTGCACGGCCACGCTGCGCCTCGACCAGCTCCAGTCCCACCTCAAGGACTGCGAGAACAACCCGAAGCGACCGGTCGTCTGTGAGGAGGGCTGCGG GCTGGAGATGCCCAAAGACGAGATGCACAACCACAACTGCATCAAGCACCTGCGCAGCGtggtgcagcagcagcagacgAAGCTGGCAGACCTGGAGAAGACGGCGGCCGAGCACAAACACCAGCTGGCCGAGCAG AAACGGGACATACAGCTGCTCAAAGCGTACATGAGGGCGATCCGCAGCGCCAACCCCAACATGCAGAATCTGGAGGAGAGCATAGAGTACAACGAGATCCTGGA ATGGGTGAACTCTCTGCAGCCGGCCCGCGTGACGCGCTGGGGCGGTATGATCTCCACGCCGGACGCCGTGCTCCAGGCGGTCATCAAGCGCTCGCTCATCGACAGCGGCTGCCCGCTGTCCATCGTCAACGAGCTCATCGAGAACGCCCACGAGCGCAACTGGCCCCAGGGCCTGGCCACGCTGGAGACCCGGCAGATGAACCGCCGGTACTACGAGAACTACGTCGCCAAGCGCATCCCGGGCAAGCAGGCGGTGGTGGTGATGGCCTGCGAGAACCAGCACATGGGCGAAGACATGATCCTGGAGCCGGGCCTGGTCATGATCTTCGCCCACGGGGTCGAGGAGATCTTATAG